From a single Salmo salar unplaced genomic scaffold, Ssal_v3.1, whole genome shotgun sequence genomic region:
- the cunh4orf33 gene encoding UPF0462 protein C4orf33 homolog isoform X1 yields MMHRSWTSVSLKAVVFIYVLTCAELKMTEMEFVISTTWDSLPVDHDPVKVTFSPGDGGMKMQVSAPFFNNPPGPSGPPGQPFPGLWNYEVVEAFFLDSTTVNYLEVEVCPHGQQLVLLLSGRGHAFMQQLPLSFTATITGNRWEGEALLPWCYFPPNVNKMNSYAIHGSGAGRTYESLYPVPQADLVEGQKPNFHLLEYFQDFRLQSIMGEDWVQPESDLWKGK; encoded by the exons ATGATGCACCGATCGTGGACATCGGTGTCGCTAAAAGCGGTTGTCTTCATCTATGTACTTACATGCGCAGAACTTAAAATG ACTGAGATGGAGTTTGTGATCAGCACCACATGGGACAGCCTTCCTGTGGATCATGACCCTGTGAAGGTGACGTTTTCTCccggggatggagggatgaagatgCAGGTGTCTGCTCCCTTCTTCAACAACCCCCCTGGTCCCTCCGGCCCTCCAGGACAGCCCTTCCCTGGACTCTGGAACTATGaag TGGTTGAGGCGTTCTTTCTGGACAGTACTACTGTGAACTATCTAGAGGTGGAAGTGTGTCC ACATGGACAACAATTGGTGTTACTGCTCTCTGGAAGAGGTCACGCATTCATG CAACAACTGCCCCTGTCGTTCACGGCAACCATCACAGGAAACAGGTGGGAGGGTGAGGCTCTTCTCCCCTGGTGCTACTTCCCTCCTAACGTCAACAAGATGAACTCGTACGCCATCCACGGGTCCGGGGCGGGGCGTACCTACGAGTCCCTCTACCCCGTCCCCCAGGCTGACCTAGTGGAGGGACAGAAGCCCAACTT CCACCTCTTGGAATATTTCCAAGACTTTCGCCTGCAAAGCATCATGGGAGAGGACTGGGTCCAGCCCGAGTCGGATCTCTGGAAGGGAAAGTGA
- the cunh4orf33 gene encoding UPF0462 protein C4orf33 homolog isoform X2 — MEFVISTTWDSLPVDHDPVKVTFSPGDGGMKMQVSAPFFNNPPGPSGPPGQPFPGLWNYEVVEAFFLDSTTVNYLEVEVCPHGQQLVLLLSGRGHAFMQQLPLSFTATITGNRWEGEALLPWCYFPPNVNKMNSYAIHGSGAGRTYESLYPVPQADLVEGQKPNFHLLEYFQDFRLQSIMGEDWVQPESDLWKGK, encoded by the exons ATGGAGTTTGTGATCAGCACCACATGGGACAGCCTTCCTGTGGATCATGACCCTGTGAAGGTGACGTTTTCTCccggggatggagggatgaagatgCAGGTGTCTGCTCCCTTCTTCAACAACCCCCCTGGTCCCTCCGGCCCTCCAGGACAGCCCTTCCCTGGACTCTGGAACTATGaag TGGTTGAGGCGTTCTTTCTGGACAGTACTACTGTGAACTATCTAGAGGTGGAAGTGTGTCC ACATGGACAACAATTGGTGTTACTGCTCTCTGGAAGAGGTCACGCATTCATG CAACAACTGCCCCTGTCGTTCACGGCAACCATCACAGGAAACAGGTGGGAGGGTGAGGCTCTTCTCCCCTGGTGCTACTTCCCTCCTAACGTCAACAAGATGAACTCGTACGCCATCCACGGGTCCGGGGCGGGGCGTACCTACGAGTCCCTCTACCCCGTCCCCCAGGCTGACCTAGTGGAGGGACAGAAGCCCAACTT CCACCTCTTGGAATATTTCCAAGACTTTCGCCTGCAAAGCATCATGGGAGAGGACTGGGTCCAGCCCGAGTCGGATCTCTGGAAGGGAAAGTGA